From one Amphiura filiformis chromosome 13, Afil_fr2py, whole genome shotgun sequence genomic stretch:
- the LOC140167580 gene encoding very long chain fatty acid elongase 4-like: protein MGETRVVHINVEDQLVVSQNGDSQQCCYKVQDFATWADSVKDPRTQEWPLVASPLPLLALVALYLFVVWYGPKVMSGYRPLNLKYLMILYNAGLVALSAYMCVEFFMVSFMNPKFNVYCEPVDYSDDPMAVRLAAVAWWFYISKILEFLDTVIFVLRKKDEQISFLHVYHHTTMPCLWWIGVHWIPGGASYFGGMINSFVHVIMYGYYALTALGPAVRPYLWWKRYLTSIQLVQFVVAMSQCVLVLCLDYGFPRPFVWGPHGLAFSHLLLFGNFFHKTYIVNGVDKKSQQRGRVEETPRSTANGRYNLRERKRTPKV, encoded by the exons attAACGTGGAAGACCAGTTGGTTGTGAGTCAGAATGGAGACAGTCAACAGTGTTGTTACAAAGTCCAAGACTTTGCCACATGGGCAGACAGTGTCAAAG ATCCAAGAACACAAGAATGGCCGCTTGTCGCCAGCCCTCTCCCACTTCTGGCATTGGTGGCGCTGTACCTATTTGTGGTGTGGTACGGACCCAAAGTTATGAGTGGTTACAGACCTCTGAACTTGAAATACCTCATGATTTTGTACAACGCAGGATTGGTGGCGCTCTCAGCCTATATGTGTGTGGAG ttCTTCATGGTATCCTTTATGAATCCTAAATTCAATGTATACTGTGAACCAGTCGATTATTCAGATGATCCTATGGCTGTCAGA TTAGCAGCAGTTGCCTGGTGGTTCTACATTTCCAAGATCCTTGAGTTCTTAGATACT GTAATCTTTGTATTGAGGAAGAAGGATGAGCAGATTAGCTTCCTGCATGTATATCACCATACTACCATGCCATGTTTGTGGTGGATTGGTGTACACTGGATTCCTGGCGGAGCAA GCTACTTTGGCGGGATGATCAACAGTTTTGTACACGTGATAATGTATGGCTACTATGCGCTAACGGCGTTAGGGCCCGCTGTCCGACCATACCTATGGTGGAAGCGGTACTTGACTAGTATACAGTTG GTCCAGTTTGTAGTGGCTATGTCGCAATGCGTACTGGTCCTCTGCTTAGATTATGGATTCCCACGTCCATTCGTGTGGGGCCCTCATGGCCTCGCATTCTCTCATCTCCTCCTCTTCGGTAACTTCTTCCACAAGACATACATCGTCAACGGCGTGGACAAGAAGAGCCAGCAGAGAGGTCGGGTGGAAGAGACGCCACGTAGCACGGCAAACGGACGCTACAACTTGAGAGAAAGGAAGAGAACACCGAAGGTGTAG